Genomic segment of Bicyclus anynana chromosome 18, ilBicAnyn1.1, whole genome shotgun sequence:
ACTGTGCTTACTTCTCCAAGGACGTAGATTGTTTAGTAGTCTGATTAGCTGAGAAATTACTTACAGATGGTATTCCCGCATTTACATCAGCAAGTTTTTACACAAGAAGACATTTTGAGATTAGACAGTGGCTGTTCTGGTAAGTATTTGTCTGTTTGACACATACTATCTGTATACATATATGATACGGATTTTTagacacttgatttttttaagagttTCATTTGATCGGCCAGATGAGATCGCAGGCTGAACTTCTCAACTCTTCAAGAGACGTAGTAGGAGATTTTTCTTAACATCTGGAGACAGAGAAGCCCACAActcttcattccaaatttctatTCTTGAATCATGCTTCCTGGGATGAGTTGATAAggatctttttattaatttggaaGCTTTTTCTAGAACAGGCGGTGGTAGAGTTTTCTTCAGGACTTCTTCAATTCCAAGCATTGGACTATCGCTATTAGTTTTATTACTTTCATTAGACAAATCTCGGGATTGTTGTTGACTctgtgaaaattctttttgttgtAAAGATTTGCAGTTCATATTTAACTGACGCTCATCTGAAAAGCATTTGTCTGTTGGATGATTTACAATAGCAGACGGCTCAAGTATGCCACCTTTGAAGTGAATGTGTTTCATGCTGTTTTTGGTTGACTGTTCAACTACCATTTTAGGAAAGAGCGGATTTTGATTGACATGTGATCTATCAGATAATGACGAAGATTGAACGTTGTTGAAATTTTGCAGAATATGTACTGGTTCTGCTGCAATATTTTGAGCTGCTGCTGCAGTAGCCTGACTCATTTCATTCTGTTTAGTAGTTCTTTCATTTAGCCTTCCTGGTGCACGTGGATTTTGCAAATAATTATTTCCCTGAGCAGTTGAAAAGTATTGTTTCAATAAATTCTGAGCTTTTCGTAAATCAGGCAGTGTTTGTGTTTCTTTTAAAACTCGTAAAAAGGCTAAGATTTTCTTAGTATTTTGACtatggtttttaattttaaagacgtCAGAATGTATATTCTGTGGACGTGTATCTCGGAATTGATGATTCCATGgagattgtatatttttttgtaatttctcgGATTCTTTAGGTACACGATTTGGTATGTCCATACAGTGAAATAAACTTTGTTCAGGTATAGGGTGATCATTATGGTTACACTCTGTAGATACACTGGATTGTTCCTCCCCCAGTCGTTGTTGTTTCAAATAGTCTTGATCATTCTGTTGATTTTCATTCTGCGAGAGGAAATAATTAAACGATCTTTctaaatttaattcattttgtTTATGGGTTTGATTCAAGTTATTACAAAACTTAAGACTCTGATCAATATTTTTAGTGGCATGAATCTTTCTAGGCATATTTCGTACCTGTGGAATTTGATGAAAATGATTTTCTTTACTTGGTAAATGCTGTCGCTCTATCGGTTGCTGGGTTGAGCAAGGAGCCTCATAAGGTACATTTGGAAGATTATGTGCTGCACATGTTTTGTCAACACCGTTCAATTTGTAATTACTTCTgctttctttaataaaatatccaCCATTTATTGCAGGAGCTTGTGTGATTTCTTGTCGGTATTGCTTTGACAGATGAGCCTTTCTTTCCACTAATGACGAAGATGAAGATTTCATATTGTCACATAACTGGGAGCCGGCTCTTTTACAGTTCAGTAAGTGATGAGTATAtggagtattattttttatattctgacTTAGTCTCTGATGAGTCACCTTACCACATGTCGTTGAATCTCTAGGTATTAAATTCTGATATGATTTCCcatttactttataataactTATGTTTGGTAATTGAGTATGTTGGTCTAACTGAGGATGTTTGTAGGATGTTGCGGAAGGCTTTAGTGTTGTGGCTGGTGCAGCTATGGTATCGTTAGGGCTTGTTTGTTGGCTGACATTAGATTTGTTATCAACTTTGGTAAATATTTCTAAATGGTGGGGGTTCTGCCATTGCTGCAGAGATATACCAGCATTATGATACTCTGGAGTGGGTAGAAAAGTGGGACTGGTAGATATTTCATTGACTAAACGACGATTAGACTGAAGTACTTGATCATGAGTTGTTATAAGTTCATTGCATGCGTCTACTTTTGCCATAATGTCATTAATATAGTTATGAGGAATTGGTAATGCCCGTTCTTTAGTTAGATGTATTGATGAGGAAGATTGATGAGTGTTGAATATTTCATCTTCACTAGTACTTTGAAATACAGTGATTTTCTCAGTGATTTTTTCACCAACAGACCTGACACCAGCATCATCTGTACCAACAGAATAAATTAATGGATTGTCCTTCTCAATCATGGATTGGTTTCTTCTTGAAGATCCAGATACCGTGGTTGTAGAATGTCTTCTTTTGACAGTGACTTCAGTTGACTCTCGAGTTTTATCTACTTTTGTTCGTTTAGGATTAATATTCTCTATTGCTCGATTGCAATGTCGCTTGATCAACATCCTTGGCAAAGTTTGATCATTATTAGGATTTGAAGAAGAAGATCGGTTGGTACTTGATAATTTCTTTTTCAATACAAGCTCTGTTTCAggatctaaaattaatttaaaaaatgtgttaatgTTAATCTAACAGAGTTTATGtagtaaattgaaaaaaaaaacataaaaggaTGTTATCTAAATTTTCCTAAAATACAGACCAACAAAGGCATcatattacataattttaagctaaaaaataaatattaacttttcCAAATACTCATCTTCTTAAAATAACAGCTCAATTTTTATCCTAtcgaaaaattcatttaataaagtttttattggCGATGAGTGCTATTGAAGTTTAGgtttaatattagttatttatgGAAAGTTTAGTCATTTGAAAATGACTAGACTAAAATCTTGCATCCCAAAAGTGACCTTCCAAAATTTTGAGACTTTTTAAGTTTTCCGGAAATCTTAAAGTataataacacgtgtctcaaccggtgaaggaaaaacatcgtaaggaaacaagagaattttcttgattcccTGTgtatatgaagtctgccaatccgcattgggtcacgtggtggactattgccctaacccctctcattctgagaggagattcgagctcagcagcgagccaaATGTACGTTGATAATGACTAATGACATTTGGAGGTGTTGACCATCACGGTAGACTATGGCAGGTTGGTTTGAATAAACAAAAACGCTACACCACCTTTCAAGTTAGTGCCATATTCTGATAAGATTGTATTATAATCcttcataaaatttaaactcACACATGTGGTATTTGTCGTTAGCCACATAAAATCCAGGATTCTTAAGGTTTTCTTCTTTTCTTAACATCTTGTCTTGTTTCAACAGGACCTTCGTCGTTCGGATACGCAACAAGTGCTCTGTACTTTTGTGGTAAACACGTATGACTATGACGACGATATGCATACGTACTCatcagttttcttaattggttttcGTCGTAAAATTGGcaaatctgaaaaatacaataaagtCTATTAAATGACAGTCACGCATGATAAAATCTTCATCTTgagatataaaaatttaactttgttaGGTAACATAATATGCAAAGAATCGCATAGATActtatttatcattaacaatgggataatatatagcctatagccttcctcgataaatgggctatctaacactgaaagaatttttcaaatcggacctgtagttcctgagattatcgcgttcaataaatcaaacaaacaaacccttcagctttataatattagcatagattaatggaaatataaataattaaaacaaatcttaCCTTTCTAGATGACATATTATGTGCAATTTTTCAATAGGTACTTCCACATGttttaaattaggtacctacacatTAATAAAATGTTGGATACACATCTCTTTCTAAATCAAATTGTATAGTTAATTGGATTTACGttaaacaatttgtttttaaacaagCGTCATGAGTCACAGAGTGACCAAAAGCGAACAAACTACTGATGAATGAGTAATATAAGGAAGTTGAAGCGATAATGTAATAAAAGCCGATATGTAGTGAAGGAATGAGAGTAGGGATGCTCGATGATTATCGATATTAAAAGGAAAATCTTAGAAAAGGTTACTAACTATatgaaaaaatatcgtaatatcGATGTTAACGGAATCAATAATCGATCATCGATGTTACTCACTGCCTCACGCACGACCAATGCAACATACGAGTGAAATTACGTATTAGAACGCATTTATAAATACAggtttattcattaataaataaacctgTATCTAATAAAGGCATATATTTAATTCACATAGCAAtgataaattttacaattatttacactaaatacaataatatataaattactagtaactaacctaacctaaacttattataaaaataaaataaaaggaaatataaaattatatctacagttttggcgtcgtagaattcatccgaatcgatgatcattggtaaagtgcccagaaggctgtattaccacgttgtatggcaatactgattttatggcctaaatataggccagccttctggtcacgggaggcgtcgattaaacgctttgatatttcttaaaaaagaaagCTAGTAATCGGAAAGTTCATTTAATAAGTGAATGATTTTATTGTGTTGTTAGTTATCATCGCTAAAAATATCGATGTTATCCAAAATCGATGTTGAGCTTTCGATTATGATATCAATGTAAACATCGATGTTTTACAAATATCAGTCATCCCTAAAAAGAGCATTGACATTGAGCTCCCAGATAGGGGCCCCGCATACGTTAACGTTTATGAACTCTGTGGCCTTGAAACTACGCTGTGGCAGGGCGTGAGTAGAtacaccagtggcgtgcataaggttgtcgatcagggtatgcgctagaaataaaattaagcaaactggaaaaatctgtatttaataagctataaaacaactcttagggtatgcagtactttaaggcatgtatgaagtgcacgccactgagatACACCCAAAGATTTGTGCGAAATAGATATACAACCCACGACGCTGCCAGCTGGCCTAGTCACTAACTGTAgccatttaatataattaagatcaaatcaatttaaaccaaatttttcgtattccgtaaaatCCATTGATAACGAATATGACAAATacactggttagtaattttgatcagttaacaATAAAtcaatagtgaatacgaaatcacgtggcTTAAGTAAACGTGTATTGAGTTCACTAACACTAATGTTGctcaaagttaatgaataggCCAAATCGCCTCCCTCCTTATACGAGAGACGATCTGGAGTTTAGACCAACGATGCTACTCCAACGCTGGTTGGTGGGATTAGGATATCTacacatcatcattaccaacccatattcactgctgagctcgagtctcctctcagaattagccgggttaggccaatagtccaccacgctggcccaatagggattagcagacttcacacacgcagagaattaaggaaattgtctggtatgcaggtttcctcacaatgattgtccttcaccgttttgagacacgtgaaatttaatcgcttggcggtacgtctttgccggtagggtgataactagtcacggccgaagtctcccaccagccagacctggaccaattaagaaaatttcaaaaaaaagttcaatcggtccagccagggattgaacccaggaaattcgttttgtaaatccactgtgcataccactgcgccacggaggctgtcaaaaataaaaacaaaataataaaaattaatttttgtagcCCACCAATCGACACGAGGATGTGAATAGGCCggggaaaatataaaaaaaaaacacagtacATAGAACagctttattttatccattgACAACAACAATTTATTGTTGCTAAACTGAGGTAAACTTTGTTATTAATACAGGCGTAAAACTCAAACATTATTGCAAAGTATTTGTATTTACAACTTTTCAAATTAAACGCttgaaaattcataatttttggtttacaataaatacatttttatctatactctaAAGTAGAACTTATTatgtaatagttttaattaactaaAGACATAGTAACTAAAGATTAACAGGCTCTCCACACACACACCCACGCACAAAAACACTCGCGCTCGCGTGggtgtgtgtaaatgtgtgtttgtgtgtgtgtattaaattctttattctatttttaaaataacgagTATTACAATATAAATGCACTTAAATTCGTTTTCGCTTTCACGACCCGAAAGTCGGTTTTAATAAACACTCCGCAGGAAAATGTGTGATTATTCTACTAGaactatacatattaaataactatataaGTTTAgtctaaaatagtaaaataaaaaaaataaaaaaatacctatttaagtTGACTACGTAAACCTTTTATATGaactacatttatttaaaaaaaaaaaaaacaaggagaatttaattatatgtaaagACTTAGGCGTCGTCGTCGATGTTCTTTGGAAAAGTGGttcttattatatttctttcatTCCCCTTTAGTTATTTCTCCTTCTTTAGTTCTTACATTTCTTCTGTTGAgtactttctttctttatcGCCTCTTATCTCATCTGTGGTCGTTCTGCAAAGCATCATCCGTCCCTCCTCGCATCTTCGGGACTTgggagagggggggggggggagcgAAGGGGAGGGGGGGGAGGAtgtaatactattttaaaaagtCCCATAAAGTCACTCGTCAGAAGTTCGTAATAccttatataaataagttttaccATAAAGGGCTCTCATCTCTAGGACCTTGTCCTGAAGGCTAGTGCAAACACTTATGACGTCGAATGTCCAACCACGTTCACGCCCAAAATTCTCGACGAAATCCTGCAGAGTAAATAATGCCTTCTTATCTAATGCAGGTCTATAATATTTACGAGTGGTGGCAGAAGTATTTGCCATCCCACTGATCAAAGTGCATACACTCAGCGCGCCTAAACTGAAAACTACCGGTAATAACATCTCCGCTAATGTATTGCAATCATTCGACGACTGCTTACAATATGCAAGCTGTATGGAGTCAACGTAAATGCCTGTACGAGGAAGGAGTTCTTCGAGTCCAGGTTGGAACTCTGGATGATTTAGAGTCCACTTTGAATTATTCGGATCGTATTCAAGTGGCATAACAATGGCATAGCGTAAGTTATAGTGTTCTCTTGGTGCTTCATAGATATCTTCTTTTATACAAAGACTATTGCTTATTGCTTCAGCTTGCTTCTCTTCAGAAATTTGAGAAGTTTCTGATAACACAATGTTGGATGCCGgaagtttaatattaaaagagTCATCACTCGCATTGGATGCCTCTGATTCTAGAGCTTTTTCGTACATCTCAGTAATCTGATTCATAGAGTTTCGTAAGTTATTCTCCATCGCTAATAATTGACTTAAATTGATGTTAATTAGGTTTGATAacatatgtaaaatattttgcaatgtTAGCCTAGACAGTGTCTGCATTCCTGTCGATGATGGTTCATCTTTCGCCGTAACTGATGAATTACTTGCAGAAGGTAATTCTGCATTACAGTTGCTGTCATTGACCCCAACAATTGTTTCACATGCTTCGTGATGTTTAGAAACAAAATTCGTTGGAACATTTTTCGGTACAGATGCGTTAGTCTGggaaaaactatcatcatcttTGAGGTGGATTCCTTTGCTTCGACCTATGTGGGTTGACTTATTAGCTACCGTTTCATGGCTACGTGGCTTTCGATCCACTTGATGCTCATTGCTTGGTTGATTAGCCGTTGCATGTGAATCATCGCTTGCTGCATGCTTCTCGTTGATTATCATCGATTGATTTCCTTCCATACATGCAGATACTGGGTTGTTTACGGTAACTTTCGTAAACTCTCCAGATTTATCTACTTTTGTCCGTTTTGGATTAACTTCTTTTATTGCTTGATTATGTGGTCTCTTGAATGACGTACTTGGAGAAggattttgattattttcacGAGGCGAAGAAGAAGTTTGGTTGACGCTTGTCAATTTCTTATTCATTGATTGAATCTCAGCTTTAGGATCTGAAACTAAAATTTACGATTAGAGAAACGAatgtttcatttaatatttaaatgttaatatctCAATAATGTTCAAACTGTATCTATGAAATTTTCGATTCGAGTTAAGTTAAGGGGTTTTAATAAATGACCCAAATTCGAGCGAAAGCCTATCTAttactgaaagtatttttcaaatcggaccagtatttcctgagattagcgcgttcaattaaacaaacaaactcttcagctttataatattagcatagataagtTTAAACTCGTAGATTGGAAAATTGAATGCTATCATTGGAAAACACTCATTCATGTTCATTTCGCAAATTTATTTCGGttttgggaatcgaacccacggccgtgcatgcaggaagcagggtcactacaaTATCGTATACAAAGTTTGAATAATatagtcataaataaatattttgttcttacGTGCAAGTACTAGGTATCACTATCActcatagtataaaacaaaggcACTTTCTCTGCTCtatatccctatgtatgcttaaatctttaaaactacgaaacggattttgatgcggttttttaaatagatagagtgattgaagacaaaggtttatatgtataataacatccattTAACACCCatgcgaagccggggcgggtcgctagtatATAGATAAAACATTTCGCTACCTACCTTCCAAGCCTTTGTCTTCTTCTTTTGTATTAGGAGGGTTTTTCCCGGCCTTCTTTTTCATTATCCAATTTTCTCCATCTTTAAAAGaatctgaaaaataaatattgcttttttataaatatgttaatacTGCAGTATATTGTACACATTTTACTGTAATAAGACAatagaagaataataataaagccttttattttctcttcttcacaatattttacaattcatttaacttaaagtaggtattcattgttattatttatcagtcacaatttttaaaacaacactattattattattattattattataagagaATAGAAGGTAGATACttcgtataaatataataagtaaacttgatataaataaatatacaggtGCCCTATAACTGACGGATCAAATTCATGTGACAAAATTGACCCAACCGCGCTTTAGTGGGTgtcagtattataattataattataagtattactagcggacgcccgcgacttcgtccgcgtgaaactcgatgtaaactttcaactacccctacccaactctacccctaccctacccctaccctaccctaccctaacctacccctacactaacTCTACATTTTCccgaattttctttgctataaacctcacagagtacgagacctttccaacgaatgcagaACCGTGGAAATCGTTtagtgcgttctggagttattgcgtcaggaaggaaaacccgacttatttttatacagtAAAGATAATTAACAAcatttgagcacgagtctcctctcagaatgagaggggttaggctaattagtccaccactctggcccaatgcggattggcagagctCACATacctagagaattgagaaaaatctCACGCAAAGTATGCAGatttccgcacgatgttttccttcaccgttatagacacgtgttatttaatttctttaaatgtccataattgaaaagttgaaagtgcatgccctggaccggattcgaacctacgccctaacaatcgaaggcagaggtcacatccactagactatcacggcttttatcgAGTGTCAGTATGTCACGACTGATGAAACAAGGGTTGGCTCATTTTTAACCGCCT
This window contains:
- the LOC112051058 gene encoding uncharacterized protein LOC112051058; this encodes MHIVVIVIRVYHKSTEHLLRIRTTKVLLKQDKMLRKEENLKNPGFYVANDKYHMYPETELVLKKKLSSTNRSSSSNPNNDQTLPRMLIKRHCNRAIENINPKRTKVDKTRESTEVTVKRRHSTTTVSGSSRRNQSMIEKDNPLIYSVGTDDAGVRSVGEKITEKITVFQSTSEDEIFNTHQSSSSIHLTKERALPIPHNYINDIMAKVDACNELITTHDQVLQSNRRLVNEISTSPTFLPTPEYHNAGISLQQWQNPHHLEIFTKVDNKSNVSQQTSPNDTIAAPATTLKPSATSYKHPQLDQHTQLPNISYYKVNGKSYQNLIPRDSTTCGKVTHQRLSQNIKNNTPYTHHLLNCKRAGSQLCDNMKSSSSSLVERKAHLSKQYRQEITQAPAINGGYFIKESRSNYKLNGVDKTCAAHNLPNVPYEAPCSTQQPIERQHLPSKENHFHQIPQVRNMPRKIHATKNIDQSLKFCNNLNQTHKQNELNLERSFNYFLSQNENQQNDQDYLKQQRLGEEQSSVSTECNHNDHPIPEQSLFHCMDIPNRVPKESEKLQKNIQSPWNHQFRDTRPQNIHSDVFKIKNHSQNTKKILAFLRVLKETQTLPDLRKAQNLLKQYFSTAQGNNYLQNPRAPGRLNERTTKQNEMSQATAAAAQNIAAEPVHILQNFNNVQSSSLSDRSHVNQNPLFPKMVVEQSTKNSMKHIHFKGGILEPSAIVNHPTDKCFSDERQLNMNCKSLQQKEFSQSQQQSRDLSNESNKTNSDSPMLGIEEVLKKTLPPPVLEKASKLIKRSLSTHPRKHDSRIEIWNEELWASLSPDVKKNLLLRLLKS
- the LOC112051055 gene encoding uncharacterized protein LOC112051055, translated to MKRCVFRNCGNTCRNTKTCELQRIVFFCFPGDPYICAQWTSVVAEERKEQLYQPTESSYVCSIHFDETDILHTDDDKTWLRVEAVPKFRKPKAGSDRKFHVVQATDNFNDALLDNYACIPSKWIRYGPDSSTVVVAYPNDKDPLKAKIRAKYRKKVSSNWNRYVAKIKYKTDSFKDGENWIMKKKAGKNPPNTKEEDKGLEVSDPKAEIQSMNKKLTSVNQTSSSPRENNQNPSPSTSFKRPHNQAIKEVNPKRTKVDKSGEFTKVTVNNPVSACMEGNQSMIINEKHAASDDSHATANQPSNEHQVDRKPRSHETVANKSTHIGRSKGIHLKDDDSFSQTNASVPKNVPTNFVSKHHEACETIVGVNDSNCNAELPSASNSSVTAKDEPSSTGMQTLSRLTLQNILHMLSNLININLSQLLAMENNLRNSMNQITEMYEKALESEASNASDDSFNIKLPASNIVLSETSQISEEKQAEAISNSLCIKEDIYEAPREHYNLRYAIVMPLEYDPNNSKWTLNHPEFQPGLEELLPRTGIYVDSIQLAYCKQSSNDCNTLAEMLLPVVFSLGALSVCTLISGMANTSATTRKYYRPALDKKALFTLQDFVENFGRERGWTFDVISVCTSLQDKVLEMRALYGKTYLYKVLRTSDE